A segment of the Candidatus Protochlamydia naegleriophila genome:
TTCTTGCATTTTACTAGAATCCTCGCTCCTCAAGCTTGAACCTTAAGCGCAGCTATAGCCGCCAAATCGCCTCGTGCTCGTAAACGTTCGCTAGCGAATCTGAAGGCTTGTGGGTTTTGCAAGATGGCCCATTTCACAATTTCTTCATTATCTTGAAGATCTGCTGCAAATTCCAAGGCCAGTCCATTTTGTTTCACTGCCTCTTGAACAACAATAAACATTTCGTTATCACCAAGCTCTTCCACGTGCTTGAGCGCAAGCCCATTTTGACGAACGGCACGGTAGGCAAAGCTAAAAATCCCTCTCAACCTGTCTGAGGCATGCTCAAGTGCAAGCCCATCTTGCTCCACAGCCTTAACAACCACTTCGTAATCATCTTGAAAACTTTCAAAAAACTCCAAGGCAATTCCTTTTTCAGAAACGGCAAATAAAGCAACTTGTTTAATTTTTTCAAAACGCTCAGCCATATACTCGGCCGCCAATGCATTTTGCTTGAGCGCTGTCTGGACAATTTTTGGATCTGCTTTTAAATCGTCGTCTGCATATTCCAACGCTAAGCCATTCTGCGCCACAGCCGCTAATACAAGATCACGTTCTTTTCGATTCTCTTCGTTTAAATAGCCGAGTACGAGGCCGTTAATACTTAAGGCTCGTAAAATGAAAGCAGGGTCCTCTCTCAATTGAGGAGAAATGAAAGTGAAAATTTCTTTTCTATGTTTAAGCAACGCTAAGGCAAAACTAATATCCCCAGTAATAGCATGATCCGCATAATAAATAGCCGTGGGATGCATTAAAGCAGCTTCCCAGACAATATCTCTATCAGCTCTACACTCTAAAGATGCATGAGGAAGCGCCATCCCGTCATTTTTAACGGCCGCTAAAACAATTTCTTTATTATTTCTTAGCCTTTCAGATGCAAATTGCAGAGCCTTCCCATTCTGCCTAACTGCCTTCAGGACAAACTTTTCGTTATCTTGGATAGCGGCCGATGCCTTTTCCAGCAGCAAGCCATTAGATTCTAGACAAAAATGAAAATAAGCCTCATTGCTTTCCCATCCATCAAATTGAGGAGGCGTTTTTGACTCTAATACATCACGGATGCTTAAAGCACGCTGATAATCAATGGCTAGCCTTGGAACCCCCTTCCAATCGAAACCGCTAAGAGTCTCATCATCCAAAGTCGTCACCTCAAAAAGCTTGGTAAATAAGGCATGCACCGTTTGCGCATACGCTTTCACTTTTTGATCATGGACACTATTCATTGTCAATTCGGGATACCAAGTCAATGCCTTAAAAAGCTCCTGCAATACAGGGCCAAGTCCTGTAAAATCTGTTGCCGAATGTAGTAACCGGTTAAAGCCGACACCTTGAGGATCAATTTGATGCAACTTCTCCACTTCGCTTTGCCCCAATGCACATTCTCTTGGAATCAACACACCTTCAAAACAGGCCTGCTGAGTAGTAGCATAGTCGCCAGAATCCTTTAACCTGCTAATGGTATGGCCCATTCGCATAAGAGGATGTGACATGGCTATTTGGTAGTATTGCCTGCCCGCAAGAGCATAGTGCAAAGCGTCTTGACCATTCCACCCTATGTAAGAAAAAATTTCATAGAGTATCTCTTTCGGCAGATAGTGGAAGCCCTCTGAATTTTTAACAGACTTCTGCCTCTTTCTAGACGATACCTCGATTTCAAATCCACTCTTACTCTCAACTTCCCTTTTTACAGCGAGCTGATTTAGATGCGAGGGCCTGTACACATATAGTTCACTTACTTGGTCTATTTCAGTCATAATTTCTCTTTTATTAGGACTGCCCTAAACCGCTCATCTGTCATTTTCCATCTCATGAATAATCATAAAATGCACAATTATCGAATTATTGAACGGTCCAAAACAAATTTATTTTTATTAATTAATGGCAGTAAATAAAATTGTACTAACAAATAGTTAAAACACTCTAAAAGCATTATTAAGATATTATAAAACAACAACTTAGAAAAATTTTAAGGCTTTGAAAACTTTAATTTAAAAAATCTCTTGCCATTTTATTGAAGCTGCGAGATCTTAACGGGTTTACGAGCTGAGCGCCGAAGAGGAATTTCTTTTTGAATCTGATTTGCGAGTAAGGCAAGCCCAATCAACATACACCCTTTAATTCGTGTATTGGAAACTATGCATGGTCGTTTAAAAATTATAGTTCCCTCATTTAACAGTGTTAAATACTTACCTAAGACACTTCATTCCATTGAAATGCAAACAGTTAAGGACATCGATGTATGTGTCGTTGATGACTGTTCTACACTGCCTCAGCAAAGAGTGATTATCGAAGAGTTTTGCCGCCGGAATAGGTGGAGCTTTATTTTTCACACATGCAATCAAGGAGCGCTCGTCAGCATTAAAGATGGCATTGAGTCGATGCAGTGTCAGGATGACGATGTCATTGTAATTATTGATGGAGATGACTGGCTCTCCGATGATCAAGTTTTTAAGACGCTC
Coding sequences within it:
- a CDS encoding DUF4116 domain-containing protein, which gives rise to MTEIDQVSELYVYRPSHLNQLAVKREVESKSGFEIEVSSRKRQKSVKNSEGFHYLPKEILYEIFSYIGWNGQDALHYALAGRQYYQIAMSHPLMRMGHTISRLKDSGDYATTQQACFEGVLIPRECALGQSEVEKLHQIDPQGVGFNRLLHSATDFTGLGPVLQELFKALTWYPELTMNSVHDQKVKAYAQTVHALFTKLFEVTTLDDETLSGFDWKGVPRLAIDYQRALSIRDVLESKTPPQFDGWESNEAYFHFCLESNGLLLEKASAAIQDNEKFVLKAVRQNGKALQFASERLRNNKEIVLAAVKNDGMALPHASLECRADRDIVWEAALMHPTAIYYADHAITGDISFALALLKHRKEIFTFISPQLREDPAFILRALSINGLVLGYLNEENRKERDLVLAAVAQNGLALEYADDDLKADPKIVQTALKQNALAAEYMAERFEKIKQVALFAVSEKGIALEFFESFQDDYEVVVKAVEQDGLALEHASDRLRGIFSFAYRAVRQNGLALKHVEELGDNEMFIVVQEAVKQNGLALEFAADLQDNEEIVKWAILQNPQAFRFASERLRARGDLAAIAALKVQA